The following proteins are co-located in the Maridesulfovibrio sp. genome:
- a CDS encoding nitroreductase family protein — protein sequence MLNFKVNEDRCIQCGKCITDCPPMCITMQDGDFPVIQDESKCLRCQHCLAICPTAAISIMGVNPDNSTELQYELPTAHSMETLIKGRRSTRKYKKKALDEKTIAKLLETSFHAPTGVNAQGVFFTATTTAEATEDLRKEIYTKVSKLLSNSDFDENDMRFQYLQMAHKTYINHDIDIILRGAPHILIASASKNIPLPKEDCLIALTTFDLLAQSMGVGTLWDGMLKWCVDDFFPELAGRLGVPEDHEIGYTMVFGHPAVQYQRTVQRTPPKINLVRKF from the coding sequence ATGCTCAATTTCAAAGTTAACGAAGACCGTTGCATCCAGTGCGGTAAGTGCATCACAGACTGTCCACCCATGTGCATTACCATGCAGGATGGAGATTTCCCGGTAATTCAGGACGAAAGCAAATGCCTGCGTTGCCAGCACTGTCTGGCGATATGCCCAACTGCTGCTATATCAATCATGGGAGTAAACCCTGACAACAGCACCGAACTGCAATATGAATTGCCCACCGCCCACTCCATGGAAACCCTCATCAAGGGGCGCCGTTCTACCCGAAAGTATAAAAAGAAAGCACTTGATGAAAAAACCATCGCAAAGCTGCTCGAAACTTCTTTTCACGCACCAACCGGAGTCAATGCACAGGGCGTATTCTTCACCGCAACAACCACAGCAGAAGCAACTGAAGACCTTCGCAAGGAAATCTATACCAAAGTCAGCAAGCTGCTGAGCAACTCAGACTTCGATGAAAACGACATGCGCTTCCAATACCTGCAAATGGCGCATAAAACATACATTAATCATGATATAGACATAATTCTTCGAGGTGCACCGCATATTCTTATTGCAAGTGCATCAAAAAACATCCCCCTGCCCAAAGAAGACTGCCTTATAGCGCTGACAACCTTTGACCTGCTGGCTCAATCCATGGGAGTCGGAACCCTGTGGGACGGCATGCTCAAATGGTGCGTAGACGACTTCTTCCCCGAGCTGGCCGGAAGACTCGGAGTTCCCGAAGATCATGAGATTGGCTATACGATGGTATTCGGACATCCGGCAGTACAATATCAACGTACGGTACAGCGCACTCCGCCCAAAATTAATCTCGTCCGCAAATTCTAA
- a CDS encoding succinylglutamate desuccinylase/aspartoacylase family protein — MKIERSPFCIAGEEIPPGHRRTVNIAAAKMYNRNELYMDVHVVHGRIQGPTVFLSGAVHGDEINGVEIIRRLLKLKLLNSLRGTLIAVPVVNTFGFVNRTRYLPDRRDLNRFFPGSPKGSLTGQLASIFMEEIVARSTHGIDFHTGANFRSNLPQIRAVISDPVIKEMAVAFGTPVVLDAELRDGSLRKAAYDRNIPMLLFEGGQSMQFDPIPIRVGTQGVVSVLRHLGMLPKARQKSKYTQPIIAKNSTWARASASGIFLPRVQLGEIVEKNQVLGLVTDPLGESEHQIISPTKGIIIGQLQSPLVHKGDAVSHVADISDMDVAETAIDSFQSEFEFESKMQQYEEGYL; from the coding sequence ATGAAAATAGAGCGTTCACCATTCTGCATTGCCGGAGAAGAAATTCCTCCTGGACATCGTCGGACGGTTAATATTGCTGCAGCAAAAATGTACAACCGTAATGAGCTGTATATGGATGTCCACGTAGTTCATGGTAGAATTCAAGGCCCCACTGTTTTTTTGTCGGGAGCGGTACATGGTGACGAAATTAACGGGGTTGAAATAATCCGCCGTTTGCTCAAATTGAAACTTTTGAATTCGCTAAGGGGAACACTTATCGCCGTCCCTGTAGTTAATACTTTCGGATTCGTAAACAGAACACGTTATTTGCCTGATCGCCGTGATTTGAATAGATTTTTCCCAGGCTCTCCAAAAGGATCATTAACAGGACAGCTGGCTTCAATCTTTATGGAGGAGATAGTTGCTCGTTCAACACATGGAATAGACTTTCATACTGGCGCAAATTTTAGGAGCAACCTACCGCAAATAAGAGCTGTAATAAGCGACCCTGTCATTAAAGAAATGGCCGTGGCCTTTGGTACCCCGGTAGTATTGGACGCAGAACTTCGTGATGGATCTTTACGAAAGGCTGCATACGACAGAAATATTCCCATGCTTCTATTTGAGGGAGGACAGTCCATGCAATTTGACCCAATCCCCATCAGGGTTGGAACTCAGGGTGTAGTTTCTGTTCTTAGACACTTGGGGATGCTTCCAAAAGCGAGACAAAAATCAAAATATACGCAGCCGATTATAGCCAAAAATTCAACATGGGCACGAGCTTCAGCAAGTGGAATATTTCTTCCACGTGTCCAATTGGGCGAAATTGTAGAAAAGAATCAGGTCCTTGGACTTGTCACAGATCCTTTGGGAGAATCTGAGCATCAAATTATTTCACCTACAAAGGGTATAATTATTGGACAATTACAGAGCCCACTCGTTCACAAGGGTGACGCTGTTAGTCACGTAGCTGATATCAGCGATATGGATGTTGCGGAGACAGCAATTGATTCATTTCAAAGCGAATTCGAATTTGAATCAAAAATGCAGCAGTACGAAGAAGGATATTTATAG
- a CDS encoding PEP/pyruvate-binding domain-containing protein: protein MSFFDWLPFGKKKKESIDPELARQMLTDRYNSFRLLIQANTRMHEYVAELEEALRGFTPYGMHYVRAQCTRISVSTYQMIKYLNELKPDGYTRLYDRFNEIQERIAEQIDPVQLSGEGELVLNLKDVRREQIDLCGPKMALLGEAGAKLDLNIPPGFVVSTAAFNLFMEAGGLQKEIDCRIQSTDLNDRNEIFQLSSAVMGLILESKLPEELSEAILEAYDNLCVDLGRDVNLAVRSSALGEDLEGAAFAGQYRSILNVGRESLTDAVKEVMASKYSMQAMAYRNNRGLRDEDMAMSVGCIEMIHASSSGVAYSRSPVNVRDRNINIYSVWGLPKAVVDGSAETDEFIVSRGNPAQVLRAEIAEKNSRFVCDTAEGVCATVQLGEEALKPSLSEEQAILVAETVTHLEDFFGIPQDIEWAFTADGTFILLQCRPLLLVENETEEHALGDPDLPAPLLSGGKTASPGVGIGPVFPVRKSADKLSFPDGGVMLLKQALPNRAALLDRCSAVITEQGGLAGHLANVAREFGVPALFGVKDALEKLEAGQIVTVDADGHTVYSGSMDSLVTEKPRKRLMMGSPVQASLRRAARYIVRLNLTDSDSPDFRPSKCRTYHDIMRFCHEMAVREMFGFGISDEHIAAASRQLICNVPRQFWILDLGNGVSEESEINPKCVFMEHVRSIPMRALWAGMQAVAWDGPPAIHGKGLMSVMFEATMNPNLNVASRSSYTQKNYFMISENYCCLQSRFGFHFCSVESLVGERTLENYASFQFKGGAANPERRILRARFIGEILEELDFRVRIREDNLNARLEGLTRQDMEYHLKVLGYLITHTRQLDMIMTSPNQVETYRQRFFNDFKKFEVKDDVPETSPN from the coding sequence ATGAGTTTCTTTGATTGGTTGCCTTTCGGGAAAAAGAAAAAGGAAAGTATTGATCCTGAATTAGCGCGGCAGATGCTTACTGACCGCTACAATAGTTTCCGTCTGCTCATTCAGGCCAATACCAGAATGCATGAGTATGTAGCTGAATTGGAGGAGGCTTTACGCGGTTTCACTCCATACGGAATGCACTATGTTCGAGCCCAGTGTACTCGTATTTCCGTTTCAACCTATCAAATGATCAAATATCTTAATGAGCTCAAGCCGGATGGATATACCCGGTTGTATGATCGGTTCAATGAGATACAGGAACGTATTGCTGAGCAGATTGATCCGGTACAGCTTTCCGGAGAAGGGGAGCTGGTCTTAAATCTCAAGGATGTGAGACGGGAACAAATAGATCTTTGCGGTCCTAAAATGGCTTTGCTTGGTGAGGCTGGTGCCAAGCTTGATTTAAATATTCCGCCGGGCTTTGTAGTTTCAACCGCTGCGTTTAATTTGTTTATGGAAGCCGGAGGCTTACAGAAGGAAATTGACTGTCGTATTCAGTCCACGGATTTAAATGACCGTAATGAGATTTTTCAGCTTTCTTCAGCGGTAATGGGATTGATTCTGGAGTCCAAACTGCCTGAAGAGCTTTCTGAGGCGATTTTGGAAGCATACGATAATCTCTGCGTAGACTTGGGCAGGGACGTTAATCTGGCTGTACGTTCAAGTGCGCTCGGTGAGGATCTTGAAGGTGCGGCATTTGCGGGCCAATACCGTTCCATCCTTAACGTCGGCAGGGAGTCTCTGACGGATGCGGTTAAAGAAGTCATGGCATCCAAGTATTCCATGCAGGCCATGGCCTACCGCAATAATCGCGGGTTGCGTGATGAGGATATGGCTATGAGCGTGGGATGCATTGAGATGATTCATGCCAGTTCCTCCGGCGTAGCTTATTCGCGAAGTCCTGTGAATGTCCGTGATCGCAATATTAATATCTATTCCGTGTGGGGACTGCCGAAGGCTGTGGTGGATGGCTCTGCTGAGACTGATGAATTTATCGTGTCGCGAGGTAATCCGGCGCAGGTTTTGAGAGCAGAAATAGCGGAGAAAAACAGCAGGTTCGTATGTGATACTGCGGAGGGCGTCTGTGCTACTGTACAGCTTGGAGAGGAAGCGCTCAAACCTTCACTAAGCGAAGAACAGGCCATTCTGGTGGCAGAGACCGTTACACATTTAGAAGATTTTTTCGGAATCCCACAGGACATAGAATGGGCCTTTACCGCAGACGGAACCTTTATTCTGCTGCAATGCCGTCCGCTCTTACTTGTTGAGAACGAGACTGAAGAGCACGCTTTGGGTGATCCGGATCTGCCTGCTCCGTTGCTTTCAGGAGGCAAAACAGCCAGCCCCGGAGTCGGTATAGGACCTGTGTTTCCCGTCCGTAAGAGTGCGGATAAACTTTCTTTTCCTGACGGCGGGGTAATGCTTCTCAAGCAGGCCCTGCCTAACCGGGCAGCTTTATTGGATCGCTGCAGCGCTGTTATTACTGAGCAGGGCGGTTTGGCCGGACACCTGGCTAACGTTGCCCGTGAGTTCGGGGTCCCGGCTTTATTCGGTGTGAAGGATGCTCTTGAAAAACTTGAAGCAGGACAGATAGTTACTGTTGATGCAGACGGTCATACTGTCTATTCCGGGTCGATGGATTCATTGGTTACTGAGAAGCCGCGCAAGCGACTGATGATGGGTAGCCCCGTACAGGCTTCCCTGCGCAGGGCTGCCCGGTACATTGTCCGTCTTAACCTTACTGATTCGGATTCTCCTGACTTCAGGCCGTCCAAGTGCCGGACTTATCATGATATTATGCGGTTCTGTCATGAAATGGCTGTCCGTGAAATGTTCGGCTTCGGCATCAGCGATGAACATATTGCGGCTGCATCGAGACAGCTCATATGCAATGTGCCCAGACAGTTCTGGATTCTTGATCTTGGTAACGGTGTCAGTGAAGAAAGCGAGATTAACCCAAAATGCGTATTTATGGAGCATGTGCGTTCCATTCCCATGCGTGCGCTCTGGGCCGGTATGCAGGCCGTGGCATGGGACGGTCCTCCTGCCATTCATGGTAAAGGGTTGATGTCGGTCATGTTCGAGGCAACTATGAATCCTAATTTGAATGTGGCTTCGCGTTCTTCGTATACCCAAAAAAATTATTTCATGATTTCAGAGAATTATTGCTGTTTGCAATCCAGATTCGGTTTCCATTTTTGTTCCGTAGAGTCCTTGGTCGGTGAGCGGACATTGGAGAATTATGCCAGTTTCCAGTTCAAGGGCGGTGCTGCAAACCCGGAGCGGAGGATTCTGAGGGCAAGATTTATCGGTGAAATACTTGAGGAACTCGACTTCAGGGTCCGCATTCGGGAGGACAATTTGAATGCACGTCTTGAAGGGCTTACTCGTCAGGACATGGAATACCATCTAAAGGTTTTGGGGTATCTGATTACCCATACCCGCCAGCTGGATATGATTATGACCAGTCCGAATCAGGTGGAGACGTACAGGCAACGTTTCTTCAACGACTTCAAGAAGTTTGAGGTCAAGGACGATGTTCCTGAAACATCGCCGAATTAA
- a CDS encoding response regulator, translating into MKQIRVLIIDDEVGFSSVLAKRLRRREVDVSTAACGEEALHQLTKSTYNVIILDMNMPGMNGIQVLRAIKKDYPSVEVILLTGNSDIKNAQASMNAGAFDFILKPADTEISSNKIIDADRISRQHNRI; encoded by the coding sequence ATGAAACAGATTCGAGTCCTTATTATTGACGACGAAGTAGGATTTTCTTCAGTTCTCGCCAAAAGACTCCGCAGGCGGGAAGTAGATGTCAGCACTGCCGCCTGTGGCGAAGAGGCACTGCACCAACTTACAAAAAGTACATACAATGTGATTATACTGGACATGAACATGCCCGGCATGAACGGAATTCAGGTGCTCAGGGCTATAAAAAAAGACTATCCTTCAGTGGAAGTAATTCTACTCACCGGAAATTCGGACATTAAAAATGCGCAAGCATCCATGAATGCAGGAGCATTCGACTTCATCCTCAAGCCTGCCGACACTGAAATCAGCAGCAACAAAATCATCGATGCTGACAGAATAAGCAGACAACATAACCGGATATAA
- a CDS encoding ATP-binding protein encodes MQTENKTSYDKLSRKVALIVITVSIAPLILVGGLIFDQFRSIYRAKVYAHLAEVVDKHKDNVNNFLSEKQAELQFLTRAYSYDQLTDPLFLEKTLKFMQQQYGLIFVDLGVVDESGRQVAYAGPFNLLGADYSDANWFLNSRGKVTGISDVFMGLRQSPHFIIAVNCEQGGVDPDGREWTLRATIDFLAFSHLVENIRIGETGYAYILNRGGVFQTKPPANRESNLVLTPYETVRRFQAEGGVLVQLSHGSDGEEYVTVSSQLKDGDWKLVYQQNASDAFSAMIRSESFTLAIFLSGGIAIVVMAIYLSRKLVVRFQAIDEENELMNRQMVETGKLASIGELAAGIAHEINNPVAIMIEEAGWVKDLLEDEEGEITSYAEITRALEQVRTQGGRCKDITHKLLSFARQTDSRVADVQLPDLIEEIVEISMQQARYAQVELSLELDKGMPPVRASVSELQQVFLNLINNAIQAMESKGGKLMISCHAENEHALISIADTGPGIPAANLGRIFDPFFTTKPVGKGSGLGLSICYGLIHQMGGEIEVESDLGRGARFNIWLPLPHSENVHEYNKEEDHDGRNHSVRG; translated from the coding sequence ATGCAGACTGAAAATAAGACCTCATACGACAAGCTTTCCCGCAAGGTCGCCCTCATTGTGATCACGGTATCCATTGCACCGTTGATTCTGGTGGGCGGCCTTATCTTTGACCAATTTCGTTCCATTTACCGCGCTAAGGTTTATGCCCATTTAGCTGAGGTGGTGGATAAGCATAAAGACAACGTCAATAACTTCCTGAGCGAGAAGCAGGCTGAGCTGCAGTTTCTGACACGTGCATATTCCTATGATCAGCTGACCGATCCGCTGTTTCTGGAGAAGACTCTCAAGTTCATGCAGCAGCAGTACGGGCTAATTTTTGTGGATCTGGGTGTTGTTGATGAGTCCGGCCGTCAGGTTGCTTATGCCGGTCCATTCAACCTGCTCGGAGCGGACTACTCTGATGCCAACTGGTTCTTGAACAGCCGTGGAAAGGTCACTGGAATCAGCGATGTCTTTATGGGATTGCGGCAATCACCTCATTTCATCATTGCAGTTAACTGCGAACAGGGCGGAGTTGATCCTGACGGGCGCGAGTGGACCTTGCGTGCAACAATCGATTTTCTTGCTTTCTCACATCTCGTCGAAAACATTCGGATCGGTGAGACCGGATACGCATACATACTTAATCGCGGTGGAGTATTCCAGACCAAGCCGCCCGCGAATCGCGAAAGCAACTTAGTGCTGACTCCTTATGAGACCGTCCGCAGATTTCAGGCCGAGGGCGGAGTTCTTGTCCAGCTTTCCCATGGCAGTGACGGGGAAGAATACGTGACTGTCTCTTCACAACTTAAGGATGGGGATTGGAAGCTGGTTTATCAGCAGAATGCGAGTGATGCTTTTTCGGCCATGATCCGCAGTGAATCTTTTACTCTGGCTATTTTTCTTTCCGGGGGAATCGCGATTGTCGTGATGGCCATTTATCTTTCCAGAAAGCTGGTCGTTCGTTTTCAGGCCATAGATGAAGAAAATGAGTTGATGAACAGGCAGATGGTGGAAACCGGGAAGCTGGCTTCCATAGGCGAATTGGCCGCGGGTATAGCACACGAAATCAATAATCCGGTGGCAATAATGATCGAAGAAGCCGGCTGGGTCAAAGACCTGCTCGAAGACGAGGAAGGTGAGATCACCAGCTACGCAGAGATTACCAGGGCTCTTGAGCAGGTTCGCACTCAGGGCGGTCGTTGCAAGGATATCACCCATAAGCTGCTTAGTTTTGCCCGTCAGACCGATTCCCGCGTTGCTGATGTTCAGCTTCCGGATCTTATTGAAGAGATTGTCGAAATTTCGATGCAGCAGGCCCGTTACGCTCAGGTGGAGCTTTCGCTTGAACTGGATAAAGGCATGCCTCCGGTTAGGGCCTCTGTTTCAGAGCTGCAGCAGGTTTTCCTGAACCTGATTAACAACGCAATTCAGGCCATGGAGTCCAAGGGTGGAAAACTTATGATCAGCTGCCATGCTGAGAATGAGCATGCTTTGATCTCAATTGCAGACACAGGACCCGGTATTCCGGCAGCCAATCTGGGAAGAATTTTTGATCCCTTTTTCACCACTAAACCGGTGGGCAAGGGAAGCGGATTAGGACTGTCCATTTGTTACGGGCTTATCCATCAGATGGGTGGTGAGATAGAGGTTGAAAGCGACTTGGGTCGGGGAGCCCGTTTTAATATCTGGTTACCCCTGCCTCATTCCGAAAATGTTCATGAATACAACAAGGAGGAAGATCATGACGGACGTAACCATTCTGTTCGTGGATGA
- a CDS encoding response regulator has protein sequence MTDVTILFVDDEEAFVEAMAKRLERRNMTVHKAYSGDDGLNMLGRIPGIEVVILDVKMPYKDGLTVLQEIKRDFPLVEVIMLTGHATVESAITGMQNGAFDYLMKPCSIDDLVEKIRAAMKLYHEHEDEETMARIDEITTRMA, from the coding sequence ATGACGGACGTAACCATTCTGTTCGTGGATGATGAGGAAGCTTTTGTAGAAGCTATGGCTAAGAGGCTTGAGCGGCGTAACATGACTGTCCACAAAGCTTATAGCGGTGATGACGGCCTGAATATGCTGGGCAGGATTCCCGGAATTGAAGTGGTCATTCTGGATGTGAAGATGCCCTATAAGGATGGGCTTACCGTGTTGCAGGAAATAAAAAGGGATTTCCCCTTGGTCGAAGTCATTATGCTTACAGGCCATGCAACAGTGGAGTCGGCTATCACCGGCATGCAGAATGGAGCCTTCGATTATCTTATGAAGCCGTGTTCAATTGATGATCTCGTTGAAAAAATACGTGCGGCTATGAAGCTGTATCACGAGCATGAAGATGAAGAAACCATGGCTCGTATCGATGAGATAACCACTCGCATGGCTTAA
- a CDS encoding response regulator — MRNDNKAIKLLMVDDEVGFAEVLRKRLSRRGILVETAYRGEDAVRMLREKEFDVAVLDLKLEGMDGIEILKVFKMLAPELPVLMLTGHGCEKAAAESIRLGVAEYLSKPVDFELLLEKVRQVCIRRESVHEKD; from the coding sequence ATGAGGAATGACAACAAGGCAATAAAGCTGCTTATGGTCGACGATGAGGTCGGCTTTGCGGAGGTATTGCGTAAACGATTGAGCAGGCGGGGCATTCTTGTCGAAACCGCTTACCGCGGTGAGGACGCAGTGAGAATGCTCCGCGAAAAAGAGTTTGATGTCGCGGTCCTTGATCTGAAGCTTGAAGGCATGGATGGAATCGAAATTTTGAAAGTTTTCAAGATGCTTGCTCCGGAACTGCCGGTTTTGATGCTCACCGGTCACGGCTGTGAAAAAGCCGCAGCTGAGAGCATCAGGTTGGGAGTTGCAGAGTATCTGTCTAAGCCGGTTGATTTCGAACTGCTGCTGGAGAAAGTGCGGCAGGTATGTATCCGGAGGGAGAGTGTCCATGAAAAGGATTAA
- a CDS encoding response regulator, whose amino-acid sequence MKRIKVLLVDDEIDFSRVLACRLAKRGVDVSTASCANEAMETLRLTVMDVVLLDVKMPGRDGIRLLGEIKRLYPQIGVLMLTAHISPDLVISCQAMGASEYLLKPVDADELIEKIKDVAANSN is encoded by the coding sequence ATGAAAAGGATTAAGGTTCTTCTGGTTGACGATGAAATTGATTTCTCCCGTGTGCTTGCTTGCAGGCTTGCGAAGCGGGGGGTGGATGTCAGCACGGCTTCATGCGCAAATGAAGCCATGGAGACGCTCAGGCTTACTGTGATGGATGTTGTTCTGCTTGATGTCAAAATGCCCGGCAGGGACGGAATCAGGCTTCTTGGAGAGATAAAGCGACTGTATCCGCAGATTGGGGTTTTAATGCTCACTGCTCATATAAGTCCTGATCTCGTTATCTCCTGTCAGGCAATGGGGGCATCCGAGTATCTCCTTAAGCCGGTCGATGCGGATGAACTGATCGAAAAGATCAAGGATGTGGCTGCAAACAGTAATTAA
- a CDS encoding sulfite exporter TauE/SafE family protein has translation MSFFNQWGRFMMAGADYMGRWEIDNAKAIMGSKKLRMLLGLMLIPVILGGIAFADEIAPILPDLLGGKKAYSPAFYSVGIFMVSIAIGLGAGLITGCIGAGGGFIIAPALMSAGIKGILAVGTDLFHIFAKAIMGSVIHRKMGNVSVPLAVVFLIGAILGATAGGIINRVLYEINPVLSDAFITTVYSLMLGFLGSYAMYDFLNARKAGSGGCAHGGGEGAELGSLSKSLQSVNFPPMVKFDQDLTPGGRQISWVFLVLSGALVGLAAGIMGVGGGFLTFPIFVYVLGVSSMTTVGTDIFQIVFTAGFASISQYAIYGFIFYTLAMGMLLGSLLGIQIGALVTKVVPGITIRGFYAMAVLAGFVNRIFALPGKLGEMGYIPISPALGDTLNTIGIWAFFVVIGGFSVWVIGTFLKNIQNLKTEGAH, from the coding sequence ATGAGTTTTTTCAATCAATGGGGTAGATTTATGATGGCCGGGGCCGATTATATGGGCCGCTGGGAGATTGATAATGCAAAGGCGATCATGGGCAGCAAGAAGTTACGCATGCTGCTCGGGCTGATGCTGATTCCCGTAATTTTGGGCGGTATTGCTTTTGCCGATGAGATTGCGCCGATTCTTCCGGATCTTCTCGGCGGTAAAAAAGCCTATAGCCCGGCTTTTTACAGCGTTGGTATTTTCATGGTCTCCATAGCCATCGGGCTTGGTGCGGGACTGATTACAGGCTGTATCGGCGCTGGCGGTGGTTTTATTATCGCCCCTGCACTTATGAGTGCCGGTATTAAGGGTATTCTGGCCGTTGGCACCGATTTATTCCACATTTTTGCCAAGGCGATCATGGGTAGCGTTATCCACCGTAAGATGGGGAACGTTTCCGTACCTCTGGCAGTCGTGTTTCTTATCGGTGCAATACTAGGAGCCACTGCGGGCGGTATTATCAATCGTGTTCTTTATGAAATTAACCCCGTGCTTTCCGATGCATTCATTACCACTGTTTATTCATTGATGCTTGGATTCCTCGGTTCCTACGCCATGTATGACTTCCTGAACGCCCGTAAGGCCGGTTCCGGAGGTTGTGCACACGGCGGCGGAGAAGGAGCTGAACTTGGTTCTCTCAGTAAGTCCCTGCAGTCTGTGAATTTTCCGCCTATGGTAAAATTCGATCAGGACCTTACTCCCGGCGGACGTCAGATCTCTTGGGTCTTTTTAGTCCTTTCAGGTGCACTGGTAGGTCTGGCTGCAGGTATTATGGGCGTAGGCGGAGGATTCCTTACCTTCCCCATATTTGTATACGTACTTGGCGTATCGTCAATGACAACTGTTGGTACTGATATTTTCCAGATTGTTTTTACCGCAGGCTTCGCTTCTATTTCCCAGTATGCCATATACGGGTTCATCTTCTATACCCTTGCAATGGGTATGCTGCTTGGTTCCCTTCTCGGTATTCAGATTGGCGCACTGGTAACCAAGGTTGTTCCCGGTATTACCATTCGCGGATTTTATGCCATGGCTGTTCTGGCCGGGTTTGTTAACCGTATTTTTGCACTGCCCGGAAAGCTGGGTGAAATGGGATACATCCCGATCTCTCCGGCCCTCGGCGATACTCTTAATACTATAGGTATCTGGGCGTTCTTTGTAGTTATAGGCGGTTTTTCGGTCTGGGTTATCGGCACTTTCTTAAAGAATATCCAGAATCTTAAGACAGAAGGGGCACACTAA
- a CDS encoding ATP-binding protein yields MNLQEYYDTIMQLSHGIVVTLDLDGVIIHGNSMLESLSGYSMQELAGKDWFETFIPAEQRADSRKEVLDKAGKKDISRISGSIRSRGGDKIYIDWNLKALTDSDSSTISILCVGQNVTEHMRRQNGLLRERFNLIERNKELNCLYEISKLGADGDLDLKETLRKIVNMLPSGFQNPDKTHVRLRIGNLCWETEGYHKTENVLVEPIESGADIRGSVTVSVEYAGPKRKGESVFLDDENELLVTTAQQIGLIVGKKEIKTARQELEQQLRQADRLAKIGQFSAGVAHEINEPLANILGYAQLALQTPELPEQVRMDLDNIVDSSLHAREIIKKIMFFSRQLPPQFIPTNLNQTIRDALRITETAAKRGNIETRCEFDEKLPLVSADPRHIKQVIVNLAANAIQAMDDGGVLTIKTLSDGDDVYIIVDDNGPGIHADDLKQIFNPFFTTKDVDKGTGLGLSVVLGIVKAHKGLIQVHSDYGQGTRFEIAIPCLQNNQSVE; encoded by the coding sequence ATGAATCTTCAGGAATATTATGACACTATAATGCAATTGAGCCATGGCATTGTGGTCACCCTTGATTTGGACGGTGTTATTATTCACGGCAACTCCATGCTTGAATCGTTGTCCGGTTATTCCATGCAGGAGTTGGCCGGAAAGGATTGGTTTGAGACCTTTATACCTGCGGAACAACGTGCTGATTCACGCAAAGAGGTGCTAGATAAGGCCGGAAAAAAAGATATTTCCAGAATATCCGGCAGCATCAGGTCCAGAGGTGGAGATAAAATTTATATCGATTGGAATTTGAAAGCCTTAACGGACTCAGATTCCAGTACTATCAGCATTCTTTGTGTCGGGCAGAACGTTACCGAACATATGCGCCGCCAGAATGGTCTGCTCCGGGAACGGTTCAACCTGATTGAACGCAATAAGGAACTCAACTGTCTATACGAGATCAGTAAGCTCGGTGCTGACGGTGATCTGGATCTAAAAGAGACTCTCAGAAAAATAGTAAATATGCTTCCGTCAGGATTTCAAAATCCGGATAAGACTCACGTCCGGCTGCGTATAGGCAATCTCTGTTGGGAAACAGAAGGGTATCATAAGACGGAGAATGTTTTAGTTGAGCCGATTGAGTCCGGAGCGGACATACGCGGTTCTGTCACTGTATCCGTAGAGTATGCAGGTCCTAAGAGAAAAGGGGAATCCGTTTTCCTTGACGATGAAAATGAATTGTTAGTCACAACAGCGCAGCAGATCGGCCTTATTGTAGGTAAAAAAGAGATCAAAACTGCACGGCAGGAGCTTGAACAGCAGTTGCGGCAAGCGGATAGGTTGGCCAAAATCGGACAATTTTCTGCCGGGGTGGCGCATGAAATCAATGAACCGCTGGCTAATATCCTTGGCTATGCACAACTTGCACTGCAAACTCCTGAACTGCCGGAGCAGGTGCGCATGGATCTCGATAATATTGTTGATTCTTCGTTGCATGCGCGTGAAATCATAAAGAAGATTATGTTTTTCAGCAGGCAGTTGCCGCCTCAATTTATTCCGACAAATTTAAATCAGACTATCCGCGATGCCTTGCGTATAACTGAAACTGCAGCCAAGCGCGGCAATATTGAGACCCGTTGTGAGTTTGATGAAAAACTTCCTCTGGTTTCTGCAGACCCCAGACATATTAAACAGGTCATCGTTAATTTGGCTGCCAATGCCATTCAGGCCATGGATGATGGAGGGGTACTGACCATAAAGACTCTCAGTGATGGTGATGATGTGTATATCATTGTAGATGATAATGGTCCGGGGATTCATGCTGATGATTTAAAGCAGATTTTTAATCCGTTTTTTACCACCAAGGACGTGGATAAGGGGACCGGGTTGGGCCTTTCCGTTGTTTTGGGAATTGTAAAAGCCCATAAAGGATTGATTCAGGTTCACAGTGATTATGGTCAGGGAACCCGTTTTGAGATAGCTATCCCCTGTTTGCAAAATAACCAGTCGGTTGAATAG